The Pontibacter pudoricolor genome contains a region encoding:
- a CDS encoding cold-shock protein produces MNNGTVKFFNNEKGFGFIKDENSEKEYFVHVTGLIDEVRENDRVTFELQEGRKGLNAVNVKRA; encoded by the coding sequence GTAAAATTCTTCAACAACGAAAAAGGTTTTGGTTTTATCAAGGATGAAAATTCAGAAAAAGAGTACTTTGTACACGTTACTGGATTGATTGATGAAGTTAGAGAAAACGACAGAGTAACATTTGAATTGCAGGAAGGCAGAAAAGGACTGAACGCTGTTAATGTAAAGCGTGCTTAG
- the mscL gene encoding large conductance mechanosensitive channel protein MscL gives MGMMKEFKEFAMRGNVMDLAIGIIIGAAFSGLVNSVVNDLFMPLVGALIGDMDFSNLYVPLASEVPTGLALEEARKLGAVFAWGNFITVLLNFLILAFIIFMIIKAMNRMMRKKAAAPDVPPAPTKEEVLLTEMRDTLRQIASR, from the coding sequence ATGGGAATGATGAAAGAATTTAAGGAGTTCGCAATGCGCGGCAATGTAATGGACCTGGCAATAGGTATTATTATTGGTGCTGCATTTAGCGGATTGGTAAACTCCGTAGTAAATGACCTGTTTATGCCGCTTGTCGGGGCACTGATCGGCGATATGGACTTCTCGAATCTGTATGTGCCTCTGGCCTCGGAAGTGCCAACCGGGCTTGCGCTGGAAGAAGCCCGGAAGCTGGGAGCAGTATTTGCCTGGGGTAATTTTATTACCGTGTTGTTGAATTTTTTGATTTTGGCTTTCATCATTTTCATGATTATTAAAGCCATGAACCGCATGATGCGTAAAAAGGCCGCTGCACCAGATGTGCCGCCTGCACCAACCAAAGAAGAAGTGCTGCTTACCGAAATGCGTGACACGCTGCGCCAGATAGCTTCGAGGTAA